The following proteins are co-located in the Mesorhizobium australicum WSM2073 genome:
- a CDS encoding ABC transporter ATP-binding protein/permease, which produces MRNFWGLVRAYWISDRWKEAWALTLVIALLTALSSKASVWFAMASGELVNSIAFLHDAANTRPLETILTNAGILVLLVMLKDVGFTGVRNLVSATLHRKWRGWLNDQFNQALLDGNHTHFHAQHGSADGGIVAPDNVDQRIQESIKDMTGGAIGLAMGVLGLATSLYFIGQNLLQSSVEVKGLEFLGSYGSAVLALLAVATYVPLNTWIAVKLGSLLERLNIRMQKAEGSYRSELTTFLRRSFHVAASHGEGVQKRMHDRLYVDIDRTWGRLNVVNTSYMSFELIYNFVGARIVAYAPGLVPFIHSRLDYKGYITGSEMVAQLISQCSWFIHVMPAIATLRANSQRVTELANAIEKVQHPQEFYSQSGRSDFHYASQNPVFGLTIQKLELAHQGEDATPFLSSANLRFRRGEWTFLKGESGCGKTSLIKAINGLWPYGRGTIVFPEGVKSFYAAQEVKLPQVSLKQLVCLPGSEGDHGDTQVASALHKAGLGDFIEHMANESREGKSWDQVLSGGQKQKLVVARIILQQPGLLFLDEATGALDPDGKIAFHQAIKDNCPDVTVISVMHEAVAPRSAAGTEFYHSMVLIADGVATKKPLAPSLPLELTTILAQPRPVEDKWTRFSRRLKQK; this is translated from the coding sequence ATGCGCAATTTCTGGGGGCTCGTGCGAGCCTACTGGATCTCGGACCGCTGGAAGGAAGCCTGGGCGCTGACGCTGGTGATAGCCCTGCTCACCGCGCTGTCCAGCAAGGCCAGCGTGTGGTTCGCCATGGCGTCGGGCGAATTGGTGAATTCGATCGCCTTCCTGCACGATGCCGCCAACACCAGGCCCTTGGAGACAATCCTGACCAACGCCGGCATACTGGTGCTGCTGGTCATGCTCAAGGACGTCGGCTTCACCGGCGTGCGCAATCTCGTCTCGGCAACCTTGCACCGCAAATGGCGCGGCTGGCTGAACGACCAATTCAACCAGGCCTTGCTCGACGGCAACCATACTCATTTTCACGCTCAACATGGTTCCGCGGACGGCGGCATCGTTGCGCCCGACAATGTCGACCAGCGCATCCAGGAATCGATCAAGGACATGACCGGCGGTGCGATCGGCCTCGCCATGGGCGTGCTGGGGCTGGCGACTTCGCTCTACTTTATAGGCCAGAACCTGTTGCAGTCGTCAGTGGAGGTCAAAGGCCTGGAGTTCCTTGGCAGCTATGGCAGCGCTGTTCTCGCCCTTCTCGCGGTTGCCACTTACGTCCCCCTCAACACCTGGATCGCCGTCAAGCTCGGCAGCCTGCTGGAACGTCTCAACATTCGCATGCAGAAGGCCGAGGGAAGTTATCGTAGCGAACTGACGACGTTCCTGCGCCGCAGCTTCCATGTCGCCGCCTCGCATGGCGAGGGCGTGCAGAAGAGGATGCACGACCGGCTCTATGTCGACATCGATCGCACCTGGGGGCGGCTGAATGTCGTCAACACCAGCTATATGTCGTTCGAGCTGATCTACAACTTCGTCGGCGCCCGTATCGTCGCCTATGCTCCAGGCCTTGTGCCGTTCATCCACAGCCGCTTGGACTATAAAGGCTACATCACCGGCTCCGAAATGGTCGCCCAGCTCATCAGCCAGTGTTCCTGGTTCATTCATGTCATGCCCGCCATCGCGACGCTGCGCGCCAACAGCCAGCGCGTGACGGAGCTCGCCAACGCGATCGAGAAAGTCCAGCACCCGCAGGAATTTTACAGCCAGAGCGGCCGTTCCGACTTCCACTACGCCAGCCAGAATCCGGTCTTCGGTCTGACCATCCAGAAGCTGGAGCTGGCGCATCAGGGTGAGGATGCGACACCATTCCTCAGTTCCGCCAACCTGCGCTTCCGGCGCGGCGAATGGACCTTCCTGAAAGGCGAATCCGGGTGCGGCAAGACCTCGCTGATCAAGGCGATCAACGGCCTGTGGCCTTATGGCCGCGGCACCATCGTCTTCCCCGAGGGCGTCAAGAGCTTCTATGCCGCCCAGGAGGTCAAGCTGCCGCAGGTGTCGCTGAAACAGCTGGTCTGCCTACCAGGCTCCGAAGGCGACCACGGCGATACCCAGGTCGCGTCGGCACTGCACAAGGCTGGCCTTGGCGATTTCATCGAACACATGGCCAATGAAAGCCGCGAGGGCAAGAGCTGGGATCAGGTCCTGTCGGGCGGCCAGAAGCAGAAACTGGTGGTGGCTCGTATCATCCTGCAGCAACCGGGCCTGCTGTTCCTTGACGAGGCCACCGGGGCTCTCGACCCTGATGGCAAGATCGCCTTCCACCAGGCCATCAAGGACAACTGCCCTGATGTGACGGTGATCAGTGTCATGCACGAAGCCGTGGCACCGAGATCTGCCGCCGGGACCGAGTTCTACCACTCGATGGTCCTGATCGCCGATGGCGTCGCCACGAAGAAGCCGCTTGCCCCGAGCCTGCCGCTGGAACTCACCACGATCCTGGCCCAGCCAAGGCCGGTCGAGGACAAATGGACGCGTTTCTCGCGCCGGCTGAAGCAGAAATAA
- a CDS encoding extracellular solute-binding protein — protein MGRVLVWLVTALSFFSLSSPPALSEPKHAIAMQGEPALPPDYTHFSYVNPDAPKGGSITYCVVGSFDNLNPFILKSLRTTARGMMDTIYGNLVFEPLMQRSADEPFTLYGLLADTADMDPERKTIEFHLNPNAKWSDGQPVTPEDVLFTYDAYTQKGRPPYSDRMARIAKLEKTGDHSVRFTFNDKADREFPLIIALTPIIPKHAFDIDTFDRTTLKPLIGSGPYRIAQVTPGQRIVFKRNPDYWGKNVPAKRGFDNYDQITIEYFLNANAKLEAFKKGLCAIDDDSDPVKRERDLDFPAFHRGDVVSETFDTGIPPVVTGFLFNTRLPKFSNPVVRRALGMLYDFEWANKNLFGGKYTRTMSYWQNSELSALGHPADDREKALLAPYPGRVPADVMDGTWKPPVTDGSGQDRKVLKTAFDLLKSIGYHVQDGTMIDPDGKPFGFEILTASQDEERLAGIYQRTLEKIGINVSIRSLDGDQIQSRKQRFDFEVLIGSSGFNNSLSPGIEQIGRWSSAAARTEGSFNLAGVADPAIDAAIDAMLRARSKEDYVAAVRVLDRLLISGNYMVPMQYNTQQWLAYWNYLEHPRKTPIFGYQLPTWWRKPN, from the coding sequence ATGGGCCGCGTTCTTGTTTGGCTGGTCACCGCATTATCGTTTTTCAGCCTGTCGTCGCCTCCGGCGCTGTCGGAGCCGAAACACGCGATTGCGATGCAGGGCGAACCGGCCCTGCCGCCGGACTACACCCATTTCAGCTACGTCAATCCCGACGCGCCGAAGGGTGGCAGCATTACCTATTGCGTCGTCGGCAGCTTCGACAATCTCAACCCTTTCATCCTGAAAAGCCTGCGCACGACCGCGCGCGGCATGATGGACACGATTTACGGCAATCTGGTCTTCGAGCCGCTGATGCAGCGCAGTGCCGACGAGCCCTTTACCCTTTATGGGCTTCTGGCCGACACCGCCGACATGGATCCCGAGCGCAAGACCATCGAATTCCATCTCAACCCGAATGCCAAATGGTCGGATGGTCAGCCAGTGACGCCGGAAGACGTGCTGTTCACCTACGATGCCTATACGCAGAAAGGCCGTCCGCCCTACAGCGACCGCATGGCCAGGATCGCCAAGCTCGAAAAGACGGGCGACCACAGCGTGCGCTTTACCTTCAATGACAAGGCCGATCGTGAGTTTCCGCTGATCATCGCGCTGACACCGATCATCCCCAAGCACGCTTTCGACATCGACACTTTCGACAGGACGACGCTGAAGCCGTTGATCGGCAGCGGTCCCTACAGGATCGCGCAGGTGACGCCCGGCCAGCGCATCGTCTTCAAGCGCAACCCCGACTATTGGGGCAAGAACGTTCCCGCCAAGCGCGGTTTCGACAATTACGACCAGATCACCATCGAGTATTTTCTCAACGCCAACGCCAAGCTCGAAGCTTTCAAGAAGGGTCTTTGCGCCATCGACGACGACAGCGATCCGGTGAAACGCGAGCGCGATCTCGACTTTCCGGCGTTTCATAGGGGAGACGTTGTCTCAGAAACCTTCGATACCGGCATTCCACCCGTCGTGACGGGTTTTCTGTTCAACACGAGGCTGCCGAAGTTTTCCAACCCCGTGGTTCGGCGCGCGCTCGGCATGCTTTATGATTTCGAATGGGCCAACAAGAACCTGTTCGGCGGCAAGTACACCCGCACGATGAGCTACTGGCAGAACTCGGAGCTTTCCGCGCTCGGCCATCCGGCTGATGACAGGGAAAAGGCGCTGCTGGCGCCCTATCCCGGCCGCGTGCCGGCCGACGTCATGGACGGCACCTGGAAACCGCCGGTGACGGACGGTTCGGGCCAGGACCGCAAGGTGCTGAAGACCGCTTTCGATCTTCTGAAAAGCATCGGCTACCATGTGCAGGACGGCACGATGATCGATCCCGACGGTAAACCTTTCGGCTTCGAGATTCTGACCGCCTCGCAGGATGAAGAACGTCTGGCCGGCATCTATCAGCGCACGCTTGAGAAGATCGGCATCAATGTCAGCATCCGCAGCCTGGACGGCGACCAGATCCAGTCGCGCAAGCAGCGTTTCGATTTCGAGGTCCTGATCGGCTCCAGCGGCTTCAACAATTCGTTGTCCCCTGGCATTGAGCAGATCGGGCGCTGGTCGTCCGCCGCGGCCAGGACCGAGGGATCGTTCAACCTCGCCGGCGTCGCCGATCCGGCGATCGATGCGGCCATCGACGCAATGCTGCGAGCCCGTTCGAAAGAGGATTACGTCGCGGCGGTTCGCGTTCTCGATCGGCTGCTGATCTCCGGCAATTACATGGTGCCGATGCAGTACAATACGCAGCAGTGGCTTGCTTACTGGAATTATCTGGAACATCCGCGCAAGACGCCCATATTCGGTTATCAGCTGCCAACATGGTGGCGCAAACCGAACTGA
- the pcsA gene encoding phosphatidylcholine synthase, translating to MPRPKKKVTWPQARAFSVHLLTASGSFLAFLSLVAASEERWTAMFWWLGLALFVDGIDGPIARKLEVKEILPTWSGELLDNIIDYVTYVLIPAFALYQRGFMGEGLSFLSAAIIVVSSAIYYADTGMKTKENFFKGFPVVWNMVVFTLFVIEPGQWVSFAVVVVAGILTFVPINFIHPVRVKRLRPINLGMTLLWCAFGALALAQAALAAFYDQIGVLGEQVGTFTKIGITVTGLYLATIGGLMQFFPNLGAKKA from the coding sequence ATTCCGCGGCCGAAGAAGAAGGTCACCTGGCCGCAGGCGCGTGCGTTTTCGGTGCATCTGCTGACCGCCTCCGGTTCGTTCCTGGCTTTCCTGTCGCTGGTGGCGGCGAGCGAGGAGCGCTGGACGGCCATGTTCTGGTGGCTAGGCCTGGCGCTGTTCGTCGATGGCATCGACGGGCCGATCGCCCGAAAGCTGGAGGTCAAGGAAATCCTGCCGACCTGGTCCGGCGAACTCCTCGACAACATCATCGACTACGTGACCTACGTGCTGATCCCGGCCTTCGCGCTCTACCAACGGGGCTTCATGGGCGAGGGCCTGTCGTTCCTTTCGGCGGCGATCATCGTCGTCTCCAGCGCGATCTACTATGCCGACACCGGCATGAAGACGAAGGAGAATTTCTTCAAGGGATTCCCGGTGGTCTGGAACATGGTCGTGTTCACGCTGTTTGTCATCGAACCGGGACAATGGGTCTCGTTCGCGGTGGTGGTGGTGGCCGGCATTCTGACTTTTGTCCCGATAAACTTCATCCATCCGGTGCGGGTGAAGCGGCTGCGGCCGATCAACCTCGGCATGACGCTGTTGTGGTGTGCTTTCGGCGCGCTCGCGCTTGCGCAGGCCGCACTCGCCGCTTTCTACGACCAGATCGGCGTGCTGGGCGAGCAAGTCGGCACTTTCACGAAGATCGGAATCACCGTTACCGGGCTCTATCTCGCAACCATTGGTGGCCTCATGCAGTTCTTTCCGAACCTCGGCGCCAAAAAGGCCTGA
- the hspQ gene encoding heat shock protein HspQ, translating into MKTAKFAIGQVVRHRLFPFRGIIFDVDPQFANTDEWYEAIPADVRPRKDQPFYHLLAENSETEYIAYVSEQNLLEDQSGEPVRHPQIKEMFDKKPDGRYAPKRQSRH; encoded by the coding sequence ATGAAAACGGCCAAATTCGCGATCGGACAGGTGGTTCGCCACCGGCTGTTCCCGTTCCGAGGCATCATTTTCGACGTCGATCCGCAATTCGCCAACACCGACGAATGGTACGAGGCCATCCCCGCCGACGTACGGCCGCGCAAGGACCAACCATTCTACCACCTGCTCGCCGAGAATTCGGAAACCGAATACATCGCCTATGTGTCCGAGCAGAATTTGCTCGAGGATCAGTCGGGAGAACCGGTCCGCCATCCGCAAATCAAGGAAATGTTCGACAAGAAGCCGGATGGGCGCTATGCGCCGAAACGGCAGTCCAGGCACTGA
- a CDS encoding DsbA family oxidoreductase, with translation MSEANAITVDVVSDVVCPWCFIGQKRLDKAIAAAGDVEVHIRWRPFQLDPTIPPQGKDRHDYMLAKFGSDERIREIHARIEPLGEAEGISFAFDAIKVAPNTLDAHRLIRWAGAAGEDVQNRLVRHLFQLNFEEGANIGDHTVLVEAAREAGMDAAVVETLLPSDADVEAVRTEIATASRMGITGVPCFLLEDKYAVMGAQDADTLADAIRQVAAAKARGELEKTG, from the coding sequence ATGAGCGAAGCGAACGCCATAACCGTCGACGTGGTGTCGGACGTCGTCTGCCCGTGGTGCTTCATCGGTCAGAAGCGGCTGGACAAGGCGATCGCCGCGGCCGGCGATGTCGAAGTGCATATACGCTGGCGGCCGTTCCAACTCGATCCAACCATTCCGCCGCAAGGCAAGGACCGCCACGACTACATGCTGGCCAAGTTCGGCAGCGACGAGCGCATTCGCGAAATTCATGCTCGCATCGAACCGCTTGGCGAAGCTGAAGGCATTTCCTTTGCCTTCGACGCTATCAAGGTGGCGCCGAACACACTCGACGCGCATCGGCTGATCCGCTGGGCCGGTGCCGCCGGCGAGGACGTCCAGAACCGACTGGTGCGCCACCTATTCCAGCTGAATTTCGAGGAAGGCGCCAATATCGGCGACCACACCGTCTTGGTCGAAGCTGCCCGCGAGGCCGGCATGGACGCCGCTGTTGTCGAAACGCTCTTGCCGAGTGACGCTGATGTCGAGGCGGTTCGCACGGAAATCGCCACCGCGTCGCGCATGGGCATCACAGGCGTGCCGTGCTTCCTGCTCGAGGACAAATATGCCGTGATGGGTGCGCAGGATGCCGACACGTTGGCCGATGCGATCCGTCAGGTCGCGGCGGCCAAGGCGCGTGGCGAGTTGGAGAAAACCGGCTGA
- a CDS encoding DUF2182 domain-containing protein, with product MTGQQDDFSHLDRAGRATANVARDPRLTVNVVVCASIALAWLLLAAMAIRGAEARISAPGDALLRNLPQLPLPDFLDHFFVLCLSPAPLDASIGPRALALILMWFLMAIAAMLPSAAPMIRTYCEIADTARIKRAPVVHPLVLVAGYLCAWLAASLQFAALTLAVHAVAASAGVFDPVLGVAGGLALLVAGLYQFSGLKEACLTKCRNPFSTLFSNWSAETFRIFRLGIVQGIWCLGCCWALMLVMFAVGVMNVFWMALIGVFTLIEKQTMGSLPTRLAGAILLVWAAVLLVVSL from the coding sequence ATGACCGGCCAACAGGACGACTTCAGCCATCTCGACCGCGCCGGCCGCGCCACGGCAAATGTCGCGCGCGACCCGCGTTTGACGGTCAACGTCGTCGTCTGTGCAAGCATCGCGTTGGCCTGGCTGCTGCTTGCCGCGATGGCGATACGCGGCGCCGAGGCGCGGATCAGCGCGCCGGGTGACGCTCTCCTGCGCAACCTGCCACAGCTGCCGCTGCCCGATTTCCTGGACCATTTTTTCGTTCTTTGCCTTTCGCCAGCGCCGCTGGACGCAAGCATCGGCCCGCGTGCTTTGGCACTCATCCTCATGTGGTTCCTGATGGCGATCGCCGCGATGCTGCCGTCGGCGGCACCGATGATCCGCACCTATTGCGAGATCGCCGATACGGCGCGGATCAAGCGGGCGCCGGTCGTCCATCCGCTGGTGCTGGTTGCCGGCTACCTCTGCGCCTGGCTCGCCGCATCGCTGCAGTTTGCGGCACTGACACTTGCCGTCCACGCAGTCGCCGCGTCCGCGGGGGTATTCGATCCGGTGCTTGGCGTTGCTGGTGGGCTGGCCTTGCTTGTTGCCGGCCTCTACCAGTTCAGCGGCCTCAAGGAGGCCTGCCTGACGAAATGCCGGAACCCATTCTCGACCTTGTTTTCAAACTGGAGTGCCGAGACCTTCCGCATCTTTCGGCTGGGCATCGTGCAAGGTATCTGGTGCCTGGGATGCTGCTGGGCATTGATGCTGGTGATGTTCGCCGTCGGCGTCATGAACGTCTTCTGGATGGCGCTGATCGGCGTGTTCACCCTAATTGAAAAACAAACGATGGGCAGTCTTCCAACCCGGCTGGCCGGTGCGATACTGCTTGTCTGGGCAGCCGTGCTGCTAGTAGTCTCACTGTGA
- a CDS encoding quinone oxidoreductase family protein, with protein sequence MSKAIRIHSNGGPEVLIHEDADPGQPGSGQILIRHTAIGLNFIDVYHRSGLYPPPGGFPLIPGSEAAGVVLEVGGDVNWLKSGDRIAYAVTTGAYAQERVIDASKVVKVPDGISDEQAAAMMLKGMTAEYLLRRTFKVKAGDTILFHAAAGGVGLILGQWARHLGAMVIGTASSTDKIELAKAHGFDHVINYKEQDFVAGVAAITGGKKCDVVYDSVGNDTFPASLDCLKPLGMFVSFGQSSGPIPPFSMSLLAQKGSLFATRPTLFVYNARREDLDASAAALFEVVLSGAVEIKINQRYALKDAGKAHADLEGRRTTGTTILVP encoded by the coding sequence ATGTCCAAAGCCATCCGCATCCACTCCAATGGCGGTCCGGAAGTCCTGATCCATGAGGACGCCGATCCTGGCCAGCCGGGTTCGGGGCAGATCCTGATCAGGCATACCGCGATCGGTCTCAATTTCATCGATGTCTATCATCGCTCGGGTCTTTATCCGCCGCCCGGCGGATTTCCGCTCATTCCGGGCAGCGAAGCCGCCGGCGTGGTGCTGGAAGTCGGCGGGGACGTCAATTGGCTGAAGTCGGGCGACCGGATTGCCTATGCCGTGACGACAGGCGCTTACGCGCAAGAGCGCGTCATCGATGCCAGCAAGGTCGTCAAGGTACCGGACGGCATCAGCGACGAGCAGGCCGCCGCCATGATGCTGAAAGGCATGACCGCGGAATACCTTCTGCGCCGCACCTTCAAGGTGAAGGCGGGCGACACCATCCTGTTTCACGCCGCGGCCGGCGGGGTCGGCCTGATCCTCGGCCAATGGGCGAGGCATCTCGGCGCGATGGTCATCGGCACCGCCAGCTCCACCGACAAGATCGAACTCGCCAAGGCGCACGGCTTCGACCATGTCATCAACTACAAGGAGCAGGATTTCGTCGCCGGCGTAGCAGCCATCACCGGCGGCAAGAAGTGCGACGTCGTCTACGATTCGGTGGGTAACGACACATTTCCGGCATCGCTCGACTGCCTGAAACCGCTCGGCATGTTCGTCAGCTTCGGCCAGTCCTCGGGACCCATCCCGCCGTTCTCGATGTCGCTGCTGGCGCAGAAGGGCTCGCTGTTCGCAACCAGGCCGACGCTGTTCGTCTACAATGCCAGGCGCGAGGACCTCGATGCCTCCGCCGCCGCACTGTTCGAGGTCGTGCTCAGCGGCGCCGTCGAGATCAAGATCAATCAGCGCTATGCGCTGAAAGATGCCGGCAAGGCACATGCGGACCTCGAAGGCCGCAGAACGACAGGTACGACCATCCTGGTTCCCTGA
- a CDS encoding DUF1326 domain-containing protein translates to MTDPGWAMKGELVLSCNCTVFCPCVLSLGSHPPTEGYCQTWAGFRIDAGHFGEVDLSGLNLGLIMEIPGYMSRGNWTAGLFIDIRASVYAVKALTKIFTGKAGGTTSLLSILVGKFLGVEQVPITYETRDKTRIFQIPKIIDGAVTPIAGKDRDKDTVITNSEYWIAPEIIVARSDKSKMRAFGRNWNFAGRSAEICKLDWRGP, encoded by the coding sequence ATGACTGACCCGGGCTGGGCAATGAAAGGAGAGCTCGTACTCTCCTGCAATTGCACGGTTTTTTGCCCTTGCGTCTTGTCGCTCGGCAGTCACCCACCAACAGAAGGCTATTGCCAGACATGGGCGGGTTTCCGTATCGATGCGGGTCACTTCGGCGAAGTCGACCTCTCCGGCCTCAACCTTGGGCTGATCATGGAAATCCCCGGTTACATGAGCCGCGGCAATTGGACCGCGGGCCTGTTCATCGACATCAGAGCCTCGGTTTACGCGGTCAAGGCGTTGACCAAGATCTTCACCGGCAAGGCCGGCGGGACCACGTCGCTGCTCTCGATTCTGGTCGGCAAATTCCTGGGTGTCGAACAGGTGCCGATCACCTACGAGACACGAGACAAGACGCGTATCTTCCAGATTCCGAAGATCATCGACGGGGCGGTCACGCCAATCGCGGGCAAGGACCGCGACAAGGATACGGTGATCACGAATTCGGAATACTGGATCGCGCCGGAGATCATCGTGGCGAGGTCCGACAAGAGCAAGATGCGCGCCTTTGGCCGCAACTGGAATTTCGCCGGCCGATCGGCCGAGATCTGCAAGCTTGATTGGCGGGGCCCGTGA
- a CDS encoding invasion associated locus B family protein, producing the protein MTSLNSNAYRLSVMAAGVVGFLGAGLPSASAQQQPQIPQGWFKACTKQEDVDICNVQNIVTAGNGQLVTGVSLIELKGKVNRKVFQVTVPTGRLVPPGIGLQIDTGKAQKLDYVICFPDRCVAEVPLTDQLVASFKKGQGITLTSINFQNQANPIKIALQGFSGAYDGPPLQQSDIEDRQKKLQDFVAKNNQDFAKKLKDEQDKAKTAN; encoded by the coding sequence ATGACGAGCCTGAACAGCAACGCGTACCGCCTGTCGGTCATGGCCGCAGGCGTGGTTGGCTTTCTCGGCGCAGGACTTCCCTCTGCTTCCGCGCAGCAGCAGCCGCAGATTCCGCAGGGCTGGTTCAAGGCCTGCACCAAGCAGGAAGACGTCGACATCTGCAATGTCCAGAACATCGTCACCGCTGGCAATGGCCAACTCGTCACCGGCGTCAGCCTGATCGAGCTCAAGGGCAAGGTGAACCGCAAAGTGTTCCAGGTGACGGTCCCGACCGGCCGCCTCGTGCCTCCCGGCATCGGCCTGCAGATCGACACCGGCAAGGCGCAGAAGCTCGACTATGTCATCTGTTTCCCGGATCGTTGCGTGGCGGAAGTGCCGCTGACCGATCAGCTTGTCGCTTCGTTCAAGAAGGGTCAGGGGATCACGCTGACCTCGATCAATTTCCAGAACCAGGCCAACCCGATCAAGATCGCGCTGCAGGGCTTCAGCGGCGCCTATGACGGCCCGCCGCTGCAGCAGTCGGACATCGAGGACCGGCAGAAGAAGCTTCAGGACTTCGTCGCCAAGAACAACCAGGACTTCGCCAAGAAGCTCAAGGACGAGCAGGACAAGGCGAAGACCGCCAACTGA
- a CDS encoding UbiH/UbiF family hydroxylase has translation MEHQKTARILIAGTGPAGLIAALAFADAGFPVTIAGPETPAPDGRTTALMTPALKVLEGLGVLEDIRSKGAPLKVMRIADATGRLIRSPVVTFRASEIGEEQFGLNLPNGVLGPALASKVAAHSGIEWRRSMVKAWHLGAGKAHATLADGSEIDASLAVAADGRLSPAREAAGISTAARAYPQAALVLNFGHNREHGFTSTEFHTETGPFTQVPLPGNRSSLVWVVKPETAKELAALDDATLSLRVEQKMQSMLGRVSVEPGRQIYPLSTVTPLRFAARRVALVGEAAHVFPPIGAQGLNLGIRDIDDLVGIARENREAPGAVAALAAYDFKRRPDILARSSAVNLLNMSLLSDMLPAQMARGVGLGVLGGFTPLRAFFMREGLRPGSGFAALAGGLRKPARQR, from the coding sequence TTGGAGCATCAGAAAACAGCGCGGATACTGATTGCGGGCACGGGGCCGGCGGGGTTGATCGCCGCGCTTGCCTTCGCCGATGCCGGCTTTCCGGTGACGATTGCCGGGCCGGAAACCCCGGCTCCCGACGGTCGCACCACGGCGCTCATGACGCCTGCCCTGAAGGTGCTCGAAGGGCTGGGCGTGCTCGAGGACATCAGGTCCAAGGGCGCGCCTTTGAAGGTGATGCGCATTGCCGATGCGACCGGCCGGCTGATCCGCAGCCCCGTCGTCACCTTCCGCGCCAGCGAGATCGGCGAGGAACAGTTCGGCCTGAACCTGCCCAACGGCGTCCTTGGCCCGGCGCTTGCCAGCAAGGTGGCCGCGCATTCCGGCATCGAGTGGCGCAGATCCATGGTGAAGGCATGGCATCTCGGCGCCGGCAAAGCGCATGCCACGCTGGCTGATGGCAGCGAGATCGATGCGTCCCTTGCGGTCGCCGCCGACGGCCGCCTGTCGCCGGCCCGCGAGGCCGCGGGCATCTCGACGGCGGCGCGCGCCTACCCTCAGGCGGCGCTTGTCCTCAATTTCGGCCACAACCGCGAACATGGCTTCACCTCGACGGAATTCCATACAGAGACCGGCCCGTTCACGCAGGTTCCACTGCCGGGCAATCGCTCCAGCCTTGTCTGGGTGGTCAAGCCAGAGACCGCCAAGGAGCTTGCCGCTTTGGACGATGCAACGCTCTCGCTCCGCGTCGAGCAAAAGATGCAATCGATGCTGGGCCGGGTATCCGTCGAGCCGGGTCGCCAGATTTATCCATTGTCGACGGTGACCCCCCTGCGTTTCGCGGCGCGACGGGTGGCGCTTGTCGGTGAGGCGGCGCACGTGTTCCCGCCGATCGGCGCGCAAGGCCTCAACCTAGGCATCAGGGATATCGACGATCTGGTTGGAATCGCGCGTGAAAATCGTGAGGCTCCGGGGGCTGTTGCGGCCCTTGCTGCATACGATTTCAAGCGCCGGCCCGATATTCTGGCGCGCAGCAGCGCAGTCAATCTGCTCAACATGTCGCTGCTTTCGGACATGTTGCCGGCGCAGATGGCGCGTGGCGTTGGCCTGGGTGTACTTGGCGGCTTTACGCCGCTGCGCGCCTTCTTCATGCGGGAAGGGCTTCGTCCGGGCAGCGGCTTTGCGGCACTTGCGGGCGGCCTTCGGAAGCCGGCTCGGCAGCGGTAG